ACGGACCAAATGTAAAAAGGCACCTGTACGGCCTGCTTGGTCAAGTGTTTTAGTAGACATGGCAAAAACATCTTTTACAGTTTGACAAACTTTATCTTTCTCGAAGTCATCACTCTCAAGAGTTTGTACAAGTGAACCTAGAGCTTGTTGCATATAAAGAACAGAAATTATGTTCATTCTTGCACTGAGTTGCCCTTGAAAACCCAATTTCTCTATCTGTCTTAGAGGTTGTGTATGCAGTTGCCTGTGATTGTCCCAAGATTTAACTGCTTTTTCACCGTGTGTCTGTCTTAACATGGGTTCAAGTAAGTCATCTAATTTTGGAACTTGCAAAAACTCAACTGAACTATCATGAATAGGGAAAACACTCTTGTATTCCTCTTTATAGGCAGAAATTCTTTCTGGGTGTTTTGAACGCCAAGAACTTTCTAAAATGTCTACCTGTGTCTGGTCTAATACTAATCCAAGACTAGATTTTTCTTTAGCAATATCTTCCTTAAATATTTTTGCTAAAAAGTTAACATTCTTATTGACTGCCTGTCCTTGATCAGACTCAATATTGTCATTTAATGAAAAACCTTCATTTGAGTTTacaacatgtttaataaatCGTTCACATTTACGATTATTATTTACAGTGTCATTTTGTAGAATACAATCATCATCGGGTTGTCTAACTGGACTACCTCCAGACCCACTATCATATTCTGATCTCATATCTAAATCATGCCTTTCAgtttgttgtacatgtatggaTATTTCTGATCTATTATCAAAATCTTGGTTTCTAGAAACTCTTGGCGACCCCAGATTTTGGTCCAAGTTTGGTTCTAATGAAATATATGGTCTATTCTCCCCAGATGGAAGATTACCAATATTTCTTTCAAGTGAATTTAATGGTCTATTCTCCCCAGGCGGAAGATTACCAACATTCACACAATCAGATCTGAGCAATTGTTCTCTATTCTGATTGTTGGTGACTAACAAACCAAAAAGTTTGTCCAACTTGCCATTAAAGCTCTCCTCCATACTTTGGAGCTTCTTGTCATATTCGGACTGCAATTTTTCCGATTTTGACAATCTTTTCTTTTTACCTGTTGTTTTCACGGACTCTTTGCTTATCCTTACCAACATTGGTGAAACAGGTTCCATAGTAATACTATCCTGCGTGTCTTCGTACAATGAAGACCCGTCCATATCGTTGAAAAACGATGTAAATATAAACTTTGAAGAGTTAtactaatatatattaaattacgATGAGAACATCCGTTCAATTGAacgcaaaaaataaaactgatctTACCTTGAATCGAGTGAGTAGATTTCATAACATACCGGATGTTTAAAGATCTCGGTCTCCTCGATGTTTTTGCGATTGGGAACATACTAAAACGCGGAAcgtattctatatttataatagtaactcatggtaagtatatttaaccaaattcatataaaatgtatgGAAAGATAAATGGAAAGAAATGCAAATTGGTACAATGGCAGTaaaattctgaaattttgtaattttagagACAAGAATTATCACATAATGAGAGATTATAGAGGCAACAGTTGTTCAAAGGCTgatttaaggggggggggggttgttgcAGGGACCCTgggccccccctttttggggaaaaatttggttgctaatatagggaatcactgaagcgtgactggagcaggccccctcttaggcagtcagtgggcccccacttatgaaaatttctggatccgacACTGTACCTTTTCTGAGTATACAAATCAATGAAGTAAAAACAACTTGGGGTACcacataaaatcaaaatgagaGACTGTGTGATTAAATATAATACAAGGTAATTACAAAGATGGAAATTAAGGTCACCTTTATCATTATTATGACTTATTATACATAATTTCTCCAGTAAACCTCTTATATAAATTATACTTCTTTTCCAAATATACAAAAGTAATACCATAAGGAACAAGAATGTgccaaagtacatggatgccccactctcattatcattttccatgttcaatggaccatgaaattgggtaaaaaatctaatttggcattaaaattaaaaagatcataccatagggaacatgtgtactaagtttcaagttgaatggacttcaacttcatcaaaaactaccttgaccaaaaactttaacctgaagcgggacagacgaatgaacagacagacgaacgaacaaaaaattggatggaagcacagaccagaaaacataatgcccctctactatcgtaggtggggcacaAAAACTGATGATCATTTAATTGTATCTTGCCCATACAACAGGCAGCTGTCAGAGTTACTAAGTATCAGATATAAAGTTTACATTTAGTCtgattatagatatatataagtatatgcCTTAGGGGCAATGGAGGGCCTGAGCTTAAATGGTGActgttatataaacatattcattCCCTTTCATTCTACAGCctcattttaaaatcttttgattaATTATCATATTCGTTATAACTAAGCCCAGCACAGTGTACAATATATAATCTAACagtttttctaattttcaaCACAAGTAAATGTCACTGATTCAATACATTATTTAGGCTTCTATATTCTTATAATTGATTGCTTTTCTCAAACCTCCAATGACAACAAACATTGAAAAGTAACAACAAATATTATGCAATCGTTCAAAACATTTTACcctttaattatttcaatatctATCTAAATCTTACATTCTCAAAAATGCCAAAATTccttgtaaaaatattgaatgattGACTTGATTGTAGAAATCTTGCTCTCAAAATACcctaaaaaatcatttcaattaaAAGGATCCATGTATTGACAATGTTGAAAGAAATCTGTAAGATGATATATAAACGAGTTAAAAGATTTGTATTGCATTAATTAATTTGGAAACAGAAAACTTTCATGCAcataagaaattaaagaaattctaaattattttcaatcatCAAGACAtttatctcattttttttttagaataaccAGTTTGAAAAGTAAAACATGTTCTCAAAGTCAGAAAAGCCCTTTTAAACCTTattgaaaatatcatttataatacAACAGTACAGAATAcacaaactagaaaactaaagactgagcaacatgaacctACCAAAAATAGGATGTGCCCagaaactaaagactgagcaacatgaacccaCCAAAAACAGGATGTGCCCagaaactaaagactgagcaacatgaacctACCAAAAACAGGATGTGCCCagaaactaaagactgagcaacatgaacctACCAAAAACAGGATGTGCCCAGAAactaaaaactgagcaacatgaacctACCAAAAACAGGATGTGCCCagaaactaaagactgagcaacatgaacctACCAAAAACAGGATGTGCCCagaaactaaagactgagcaacatgaacctACCAAAAACAGGATGTGCCCagaaactaaagactgagcaacatgaacctACCAAAAACAGGATGTGCCCagaaactaaagactgagcaacatgaacctACCAAAAACAGGATGTGCCCagaaactaaagactgagcaacatgaacctACCAAAAACAGGATGTGCCCagaaactaaagactgagcaacatgaacctACCAAAAACAGGATGTGCCCagaaactaaagactgagcaacatgaacctACCAAAAACAGGATGTGCCCagaaactaaagactgagcatcATGAACCCACAAAAACAGGATGTGCCCagaaactaaagactgagcaacatgaacccaCCAAAAACAGGATGTGACCAggaactaaagactgagcaacatgaacccaCCAAAAACAGGATGTGACCAggaactaaagactgagcaacatgaacccaCCAAAAACAGGATGTGACcaggaagagtaagcagatcctactccacatgtgacacTCGTCATGTCTCTCATGTTGAAGTACAAACACAGTGATATGTCTAATTAGGTAGGCAACATTTTGTGGAAGAGGGGTcaggattgtagttacaacaaTTGGAACACATATCCATTTTCATCTGTCAAACAGATATtccaactcgtgatggcatccgtaaatttacaaagggatgatttcaactctACCACTTCGAACTCTTGAAACTCTTTATAACTAATTAAAACATGACATTTTTAATTGGTTACTAACAAATAACCTTTTTTTGCACTTATAAagtatgaattaattaagacttAATGCAGCCTGATTAAACACTCCAAACTTCTCTTCCTAATAGATCCTAATAAAGCTGTAAAGTCTACATATATGCTCCTTCCTTATAATTAAAGCTTAACGACAAGAAAAACGTCAAATTTTTTTCTAGTCATCAAGCACTTATTATCTGGAAGCAGCTGGATTTGAAGAATGTTTGTAGTGGTACACTTTTACAGATATCGACCTCATCAGGCTTAGCCGAGATAATAATGAAATTGGAATCTTTTAATAATCTGTATTAAAAGGTCCATTAAATTGTTACAAAGATGAAATTTGATGTGGCAGCTTCACCAAAGATTACAGAATTCAGACAAAATTAATTGACCAAGGAGTCAAGAAAACCTGTAGGAGTTTAGATCACAGAACAGTTATATTTTAATCAGGTTATTGGAAATGTCTCGTCCATATTGTAGGTCTGAGTAGCCTATGGCCATTTTAATGTATTGAAAGGCTTTTTGCAACAGGCTGCAACTTATCACAAAATTTTAATTAGAGACTGCTCAAATTATAGATGAATTCAAAAGTACAATTGATATACAGTATTTTAAGATTTATCACTTAATTGTCTGAGACCGGAGCAAAAATCTGACCTATGCTTCCATCCTTCTTTGACCCCTGTTCCAATCCCTACGATAATATAAGAAGAAAGAGATGAATCATGGGTAATAAATCTGTAATGACAGCGTTATACCGAATAAACTCAATATGATATCATAGAATTGCTTCCATTTATGAATGACACGGAATAGTCAATGTAATCATAGGAActacaacaaattaaaattctCCACAAATGATTGGTAAAGccataaacatatatttttagtaCAGTTTGTAACCATTTATAGATTTCCAGTTTGATCTCCTAACTTTAGACAACATATAAAGccaattttacaataaattcatttaatcagGGAAATGCTTTTTTGAAAATGCCCTGTACTAGACGGATACAAGTTTTTGACTCAATCAAACTGATTAATCCTGTATGATCCACGGACATAAATTGATACCCATAATGACATGGCTAATGATTAGGACATATGGCTTTCAAAGAAACGAAATTAACTGGCATTATATGGTTCTTAcgaaatgttatatttatgatCTTCAATGCAGCTCGTGTTTCCCAATTATTGTGACACTGAGTATTCCTAAAGCCttaaatataagtaaaaaaaacaataagttCAACATGAATTTAACATTTAACCAATCTCATGAATGCTAAGAGAATGCAGTTTTATTATCGCCTTGTAGTAGTCTTTTTACAATTCAGATATTTTAGTTTTCATTGAAAACAAGTgatgtcaaaaatgaaagtttccaataaaaatttacttttatttcaatgtaAGATCATAAATATCATTCATTTGTTACCAATAATCATTTTATGGgacataaaaacatttttgtcagGAAATTATTCTTATCAAGAGTAATATGAAACTGTAAATTTGCATGGGGTTGTCTGTAAGTTTTTGATTACAGGCAAAGATCAGTGGGGTTATCTCACGATCAGGGTCAAGATTAATTACTAGTATGATTGTTTAACGATATTTAATTGACCAATGAGGATTAGGTGCATGTTATCTTTTCACATGTGTTTAGATTAGCCAGCATTCTCGCAATTGCACTGAATGCTAGAGGACGTCATTTTAGTGTTCTCAAGAAAAGtgaagatttttaattttaacaactaTGTTGTATGCTGCAATGACGCAGAAAGCAGTTTTTGTCAGACGATTACATATGTTGGAATGTACAGAAGCAATTAATAAGAGATAACTAAAAAGGTAAAAGCcatctgaaataaatttataggcatagtttaatatatttttatttgatttataacgtAATCATTTTATAGCTTTGTGCATTATAGTTTATGGTTCATTGAGTatttataaagtgtttttttttttcaattgtgcATGAGTAATGATCTTGTTATACATATTGTGAAAGTGACAACGGCCGATAAAATTTGGGTTTCGACAATTCCCAAATTCAGGTTGAATTTGCAAGTTTATATTATGTGGAGGTACATGGCATCCGAGTCAAAATACACTGACACACTTTAATGCATAGCCATATCGATCTTTATTAAAATTAGTGGTATCTAGTAAGCGGGAATGCATCAGAGAAATTGGCGCGAGATATTCGCATCATTCACGGACTACATATTATGTATGATTACGTGAACAATGAATGTGATAAGTGTCGAGGTATTCCGAAAGGTCTGTTTTATGGTCTTCAACTCTGAAATCGcgtaaaaaacattatttttttgtgttttagaaatggaaagattttctgtttgatttctATAAATAGATCTGAATATACACATCAACAATTAATATGTGTGTAGCTGTTGGCAGTGCAGATCGTCTGTTTTTGAGGTTTTAGCATTTAATTAATTAAGTACAAGTTtgccaaaaacatttttttttttttttttttttttttttttttttttttttttttttttttttttttgtttgtttaatcatTAGTTATGTATTCCATGTCATTAGACACACTATTTTTCAGTTTACAGTCTGTGGTTGAATTTGTATCTTTAATACGTTTggttttatatgattatatgTGTATCATTTACACTAATggttatatatgtatcattatatACATATGGTTATATGTATCATTATACAAATGGTTTTCTGTGGTTATTGATGTATCATTATGTACATATGGTATTATATGGTTATATATGTAGCATTATACATATGGTTTTATATGTATCAGTATacatttagttttatatgtttatatatgtatcattatacATATTGGTTTCATATGGTTATATATGTATCAcatcattttatatatgtatcattatatacatatggttttatatggttatatatgtatcattatacatatggttttatatggttatatatgtatcattatatacatatggttttatatggttataaatgtatcattaaatacatatggttttatatggttatatatgtatcattatacatattggttttatatggttatattatgtatcattatacatatggtttttatatatgtatcattatatacatatggttttatatggttatatatgtatcattatacATATTGGTTTTATATGGTTATATTATGTATCATTATACATATGGTTTTATATGGTTATATATGTATCACATCTCTATACATATGGTGTTATATGGTTATATATGTAGCATTATACATATGGTTTTATATGGTTGTATATGTATCAGTATACATATTAGTTTCAtgtggttatatatatatatcacatctCTATACATAtggtttacattttatatatgtatcattatatacatatggttttatatggttatatatgtatcattatacatattggttttatatggttaaattatgtatcattatacatatggttttatatggttatatatgtatcattatatacatatggttttatatggttatatatgtatcattatatacatatggttttatatggttatatatgtatcattatacatattggttttatatggttatatatgtatcattatacATATTGGTTTTATATGGTTGTATATGTATCAGTATACATATTAGTTTCATATGGTTATATATGTATCACATCTCTATACATATaggttatattttatatatgtatcatttaaTACATATGGTTTTCTGTGGTTATATTTGTATCATTTTACATATGGTTTTTGCTCTCATTGTTGATGGTCGTACGGTGGTGTAAAGTTGCTCTTATTATATTCATTTGGACACTGTTGGGTAGTTGTCGTCTGAatttacaatcataccacatctccctttttatgaataattacaCTGATTTATTTTATAGTAATATACATGCTTCCATAACTATACAtacagttttattgtttatcgTTTAAGTTAATTGTGAGGTCTATGGTATTAGTTATTTTCAAGTAtggttattttgtatttgtcattGATACTGTTTATTGGGCCACTATTTCGTTTCCTTTATAGATGATATATGAGAGAGCTGGGGTAAGAGGAATTACTGCTATTACAGATGTGACAGAGAGATTAAGAGTTGCAGCTTGTATGATTCAATGAAAAGGACGAAAACAGACCTGAAATAATAATGGTCTACGAAGATCAACAGCTCATACGATACTTTTGTAAGATGTCCCAATTCACTATCCTCATTTATAACACAGCCAACAGATAAAGAAATGGCAGCGACGGTGATTGCTCAGTTGAATGGAAAAGTGTTGGTTTTTATTTTCCTATAACCGATAGCGTGTTGATCATTGGCAGATTACAGATTGTATATCATGTGTAGCTTCAACATTAGTTTAACACAGCCtggattttcaaaaaaacagAGACATAAATGTTGCCTTCACAACATTAGCAAACGCTGTACACTGTTCCCTTGAACCGTCTGTGACATCAGACCGATATGTTTCAGCACATTTTACGCTCACAGCAACCCCAATGTGAGAAGATCGAACTTtatgtattgacaattctgtATAAGGCCAGACAGTTACGTACTtctcaacaaagattttgcccTTGggcttgaatttgaattaaaaacaagaaaagacagTTGTGCTGATAACTTTATAGACTTAGTTATCCTTTCTCCAAATTTCAGTGAAGATAAAGATGATTGACAACTATTGGAATCAAAGGCGGTTTAAGATAGTACGTAAATAATGTCGATCCATCAGTGCACTGCAACTTGTGATATTTATGTctttatattatgtaaatatctGGAATATCTTCTcacattttaaatatgtataaattattaGCCCATTGGCAAAACAATTTGGTTTCAATATTGCAAAATCATATGATGGAACATTTCTTGAGGTACTCAGAGTGATGAAGTTTGATTGGGCAGTTGTAAAGGATGatcatgtttttataataatagcAAGTATACCAACAACAACAACTGATCAATTTTAAGTCACATGTAAAAGTAAGAAGTCGCATGcaattcagaataaaaataaatcgaaCAATTTCATCCTTCCTGGGTTATAACCGGAgtcaaaatagaaataattcacgggtttaagtttaaaaatatttcataactaAGTCTTATTAAAGAAGATAGGCATTTCCCTCCAACAATAAATGTGCAAGGAAAATCCTGTGCTGGTCACTCTTAAATCGAACATATGCAAAAGTGATAAAGGCAGAGTACGAGGACATATTGCTTGATGTATTTGCTTTCACTTGGGTCTGgttctaaaaagaaaaagataaaggaAAGCAGATTTTTTTGCTTAATCGTTTTAATTCACTACCAATCTTTTATTTAAGAGAAAGTATCGATGTTACTTTTGGAAAACCACTTGAATAAACGCCAGTTTCATATAAAATTGTTGAAACTATCATTGAGCTGGTCCAAGAAACATGGTTTTAACTTTAGCCCCCTTTTTCAGTTCTCATGTGGTACATCATTGGGCGTTTTCCGTTAAGTCCTGGTTGAAGtccgttttatttttaaagccGTAAGTCCAGAATGGTACCAGGATCTTAGGTGCTGCATTATTAAACAGCTAAAAGAGTGTTATCATTAAATAAACGCACgattaaattatattaaattgtaCACTTTTATATCATGTCTTGGGCAGAGGTCAACAGGGCTTGCTTTGCCAAAAGGTAATTTTCTTAGTAGAGGTCAACAGGGCTTGCTCTACACTCTAGTAGTTAAGTAAGGTTTTAAGAATACCAGCAAATCACTCTTTTTATGTGACGATGGATAGAGGTCAACAGAGCTTGCTCTATCactttattaatttgttttgaatagttACAACAATGTACagattattgttttgttctttaaatCTGTTTTGCTTATCTTATATCTGCATGTATAAACATGTATGCATATGTATTTTGTCTtcaattaatgtttttgtttttcattctaCATTACGTACACAAATACATGACATCAaggtatttgttttattttttatcatttttttttatctcaatatATTTAATAACCTTTTATAGGTTGAATACAATAAGAAGttgtaatttttattcattatgcTATGGAAATGTAGGGAGGGATCAAAATAGTTTGCCTTACATTGGCATGTGTACTTGTCAAACATAAAAGGTAGAGGTCAACATGGCTTGCTCTgcttttttataatcttttaacCTTAATATCCAGACATGGACAGGAGCAATGCTttatattatacacatattttttctttctcttttcattttaatgtcGTCTTAATTTGAATGA
This is a stretch of genomic DNA from Mytilus trossulus isolate FHL-02 chromosome 6, PNRI_Mtr1.1.1.hap1, whole genome shotgun sequence. It encodes these proteins:
- the LOC134721088 gene encoding uncharacterized protein LOC134721088, which produces MRSEYDSGSGGSPVRQPDDDCILQNDTVNNNRKCERFIKHVVNSNEGFSLNDNIESDQGQAVNKNVNFLAKIFKEDIAKEKSSLGLVLDQTQVDILESSWRSKHPERISAYKEEYKSVFPIHDSSVEFLQVPKLDDLLEPMLRQTHGEKAVKSWDNHRQLHTQPLRQIEKLGFQGQLSARMNIISVLYMQQALGSLVQTLESDDFEKDKVCQTVKDVFAMSTKTLDQAGRTGAFLHLVRRQASAQDSGLTGLKDMSNKCQYLPLTNDGVFGKGLEIALEKRKEQKDQLSDLLPEFNRKRKLENYAREKGNIKVSRSSSSGGQNIKNNNYNVKSNSNATSTFPNYRKPAQNFQKDKSASAPRQSGQDANKTGFKSGFKSGKSATQSSWGSFRNPKGRDS